The Rhipicephalus sanguineus isolate Rsan-2018 chromosome 7, BIME_Rsan_1.4, whole genome shotgun sequence genome includes a window with the following:
- the LOC119399502 gene encoding thiamine-triphosphatase, with amino-acid sequence MLRSQVMATAELPTRCREVERKFKVPPDIEQRLLALGAPLVSRKTFVDTYFDTEDYILSLRDHWLRLRTVDNSNTWELKHRKKGDVTRGPATAYREERGDSQIMATLGEVLPRQTEEVSRVSDLVTNGTLRELAVIKTDRKTFRAPGNAVVDIDETDWGFSVGEIEVVLAESDDGSDLPGDVDRATAEIAALSAQLGIGQEGPPHEGKVESCLRLRRPELYNRLVECIWYCQKS; translated from the coding sequence ATGTTACGAAGTCAAGTTATGGCAACAGCAGAGCTTCCGACTCGTTGCCGAGAGGTTGAACGCAAGTTCAAGGTGCCTCCCGACATCGAGCAACGCCTGCTTGCGCTTGGGGCACCCCTCGTGTCGCGAAAGACTTTCGTCGACACTTACTTCGACACGGAAGACTACATTCTCAGCCTGCGAGACCACTGGCTCAGACTTCGCACCGTTGATAACAGCAACACGTGGGAGCTGAAGCATCGCAAGAAGGGAGACGTGACTCGCGGCCCAGCCACCGCATACAGAGAAGAGCGCGGCGACAGTCAGATAATGGCGACTCTCGGAGAAGTACTTCCACGTCAGACCGAGGAAGTGTCGCGGGTCAGCGACCTGGTCACCAACGGCACACTGCGGGAGTTGGCAGTGATCAAGACCGACCGCAAGACGTTTAGAGCGCCAGGAAACGCCGTTGTCGACATCGACGAGACCGACTGGGGCTTCTCGGTCGGCGAGATAGAGGTCGTGCTCGCCGAGTCTGACGACGGATCGGACCTCCCTGGAGACGTTGACAGGGCGACCGCGGAGATTGCGGCGCTTTCTGCCCAGCTTGGCATCGGCCAGGAAGGTCCACCGCATGAAGGAAAAGTGGAAAGCTGCCTGAGACTTCGACGGCCCGAGCTGTACAACCGTCTAGTTGAGTGCATATGGTATTGCCagaaaagctga